DNA from Bacteroides zoogleoformans:
AAGATAAATATTTCGGTCAGGCATAGCCCGAAGAAGAATCCACGGTGATAGCGTTGTTGTTGTTTCTGTCCTTTCCTATAAAGATAAATCATTCCTATGAAGAAGATGAAATAGGCGATTGCTTCGTATAGCTGTGCCGGATGGCGGGGCAACATATCCACCCGCTCGAAGACGAATGCCCAAGGCACATCGGTCGGTTTGCCGATTATTTCGGAATTCATCAGATTGGCAAGGCGGATGAAACAAGCGGCGATGGGAGCGGCTACGGCTATCATATCCATCACATCCATGTAGTGTATTTTTGTTTTGCGGCAATAGAGCCAAAGGGCGATAATCAGCCCCAGTGTACCGCCATGACTGGCAAGACCTCTATAGCCAATCCATTTCCAACTGCCGTCGGGCAGGAAATGTATGGGAAATATTATTTCCCAAGGATGGTTCTGAAAATATTCCCATCCATAGAAAAAACAGTGCCCCAGCCGTGCTCCGAGTGTGATACCTACAATACAATAGAAAAAGAGTGGAGCAAATTTCTCGTCACTGATTCTCCGGTCTCGGTATTCGCGTTGAACAATGAAACCAGCAAGTATAATGCCCACAACCCACAACAGGCCGTAATAGTGGATGGGG
Protein-coding regions in this window:
- the lgt gene encoding prolipoprotein diacylglyceryl transferase — its product is MLSPLLLSINWNPDPELFRLFGSIPIHYYGLLWVVGIILAGFIVQREYRDRRISDEKFAPLFFYCIVGITLGARLGHCFFYGWEYFQNHPWEIIFPIHFLPDGSWKWIGYRGLASHGGTLGLIIALWLYCRKTKIHYMDVMDMIAVAAPIAACFIRLANLMNSEIIGKPTDVPWAFVFERVDMLPRHPAQLYEAIAYFIFFIGMIYLYRKGQKQQQRYHRGFFFGLCLTEIFIFRFFIEFLKENQADFENTMDFNMGQWLSIPFIIAGIYFMFFYRRKQTIKK